AGGAATTTCATAATATATTGATATTGGCCTAGAAAACTGGCTATAGGGGTAAACTCGAAATGGAAATTGTTTATTTGCAATTCTGAGAAAAGTAAATATAGGATTAGACTGAGTGAATTCATCCTGTAGGGTTTTATCAAAAATAATAGGATCTGTGATGAGATATTGCCCAACTAAGTTACATAAATATGTTAATTGTTTAGATGGTATATTCTTTTTTAGTTGTATATTCTTCTTGCTTGGCGAGCAATATCTAATAGCGAATAAAACTAATTCTGCTATTATAAAAGGCTCTATTTGTTCTCCTTTAGAATGTAAAGAGTGTAAAATATCCCCTAGTTTAAATTTTCTGAGATGCTGACCTATTTTAGATTCCAGTCTATCTAGATCATCTAAGCTATTAATTCTCATTACTAACAAGACTCCTTTTTAACTTTACTTCTCATCTTTTTCAATCAGGTAGATAAGCTGATATGAAGCACTTAAATAGCTTATCGTTATTATATACAAGTAAATGCACTAATTCAGTTTATTTGAGCTTTTAATTTTTCTTGTAACTCCTGATAAATAACATCTAACCACACGGGAATTACAGATTTACCTTCATCCAGGGAAGCGATAGCGAAGCGCTCCGTAGGAATCGCTCTCTTTTTATCAAACCCACATTCCGCACCCCCCGGTGTCACAATCGGTAATTTCGGATTTTTGAATACATTAAAGGATAATTTTTATACAAAAATGTCGAAATTTTAGGTAGCGATAGCGAAGCGCTGCTGCAAGCAGTTCGCTAATCCCAAATCCCCAAACGACCATTTTTCGTTGTGTGACAGTTTAGGGTGCGGAAGATGGGATCAAAATATACTAAAAAAGCCTAACTTCTCCAGAAATCAGGCTTAGATTACCATACATGGATTTTTTGTGTTCTTTTTGGGTTATAGTCACAAAATTTTACTCTAGCTACAAATTATTTAACAGCGATATGCCTATGGATATATCGCTGCAAACAAAACTATCTAAACCCAGATTAAAAGTTGCTGAAGGTATTGGGTAGTTCAAGATACCACCTCAGCTTTTCTATGCGCGATTCAATAGTTCAGAGTGAATTTCCTTCATAATCTCATTTCCTGCGAGTTTCCCAAGAAATTCAGGCTTTTTCTCTATTAATTTACGTTTTCCTTTTTGGGCTAACTTTGGGAAAGTTTTTGATTGCCATTCCTCAAATGAGGAATAAAAATTAGTTTGTGTATCTAACTGCTCGGATTGAATATGATTTTTTCCAGACAAAGGTATCACCTCCTAGTAAACTCAAAATCTTGATATTGAATTATTTTCTGACAAAGAAGTCTCGATTTAATTCAGCAGAGAAATAATGTTTTCTCTTGATCCAAATAAATCCATCTCCTTTGGAAATAAGGGCTACATCGGTAGGTCCTCCTACTGTTTCTGCATCAGTGGTCACTCTTCGCTTCAAAGATGTAAGACTTACCAGTGCTTCAGCCATAGCTGCTAATTCATCTTTGGGTAGAATGCTTACTGTATCTAAAATAGGGTTTATATGATATTCTCTTCTGAATTCTATCATCTTTTCATTGTATTTTTCAAGTAAAGATTGTTTAGTCTGATTAAAGTGTTTATTAATTTGATTAATAAAATCTGGTTGTTCACTAGAATCAGACTCCTTAGCTTGGTCAATAATAGTCTCAAAATATTTTTGTAAAATTTCTTCTAGAGCATGAATAGAGAAATTTTCTAGCGTTGGATCAATACCTGCAATAAATGTTGAAATCATATCCTCTTGTGCAAAAGGTATGATTGCAGGATAATTGCCTATTGCATGAGATTTATCTTCGTTGTGACGATATTTTAACTGATTACCAAATACACATTCTATATCGTAAGTATGTAAAGAAGGAAAAATTTCTTCTTCTCCAAAACCAGCAATTACAATTCCTGATACGAGAGAGGAAAATGTTTTCTTAAATAAAGAGTATTCAGCTATTGTAAGCAAATTATTTTTTATATTTGTGGTTACATTAAATTCTGAAAATACATGATCTATTACCTTGTGAAACAAGGGATTAAACTCAACAGTTTTTTCTTTAATAAAAGATTCTGAAAAGTGAGAAATATTGTCTAAATTTTCTAAATTAGTAGCAGCTTTCTCTATTACTTCACTTGCGATTTTATTAGTTAATTCTTCAGATATTTTTGTCTGTATATCGTTACTAAAAGCTTGCTCCACAGCATAACTTATTTCTTGTTGGAGATGTTTATAAGTGTCTGATAAAATAGATATAACAGATTCAGTTTGATAATCATCAGGGAAAAACTTAATATGTTTATTAATAAAATCAATAAAATCATTACAATAATCTTGAAGTTCAGGGAAAGATAAATTTCCTAGCTTCTGTCTGTATACTTTAATAAGTGATTCCCAAGGAACTCCTGTAAGCTGGGCATTTCCGTATACCATAATACCTACAGGACAAACCCTTGATAAAGCAAAAAGCTTATTAGCCGAGTTATAAATTTTTGTACCATCCGAAATACCCACGGTAACTGCGCTATCTGCTGCTAATGCTATTGCTTCTTTATTGATTATGGCTACTTCTGTTGTCATAAATATCTATCTTGATAAGTAAAATTTTGGTACTAATGAATTAGTAATGCTGGAAAAAATTTCTTGATACTTTAAGATAACAGTAATATGTATCCAAGAATCAACTCATTCAGAGTTTTTGACACAACTGCTGATAAATAATATCTAACCACACGGGAATCACAGCTTTACCTTCATCTAGGGATGCGATAGCGAAGCAATCCGCAGGAATCGCTACCTTGGTAACTTGCTTGCTAACCCCTGATAAATAACATCTAACCATACAGGAATCACAGCCTTACCTTCATCCAGGGATGCGATCGCTCTTTTCCTGTCAAATTCTACCAAAGAAAGCGAATCATCCTGTGATAACAACAACATAAACCGCTTACCCTGACCCGAAATAAACAACTCCGGTTCTTGTTCCTTCAGTTGTTTCAGCGTTTCACAGGCAATATCAAAACTTATCCCCGTAGACAGCCAATATACCAAAGCAGCCAGTTCCACCAGATTAGACCTGGAGTAATAAATACTGCGTCCTGTTCCCGTATCACCAATCACAGGCACAACAATCCCCTTCTCTCGCCAATACTGAATCTGGCGGAGAGTACAACCTGTAATTTGAGCCGCTTCCTTACTTGTGAAAAATTTTTCTTGCATAAAAAACATTTTACAGAAAGCTGCTACAATACAAATATGTTAGTATTAGACAAATATGTTTATTAAGTATGAGCCAAATTACTATTCAGTGTCGTTTAGTAGCCAGTGAATCTACCCGTCAACAGCTATGGCAGTTGACGGCAGAGAAAAACACGCCACTGATTAACGAACTACTGAGTCAAATTGGTAAACACCCAGAATTTGAAACATGGCGACAACAAGGTAAACACCCCACAGGTATAGTCAAAGAACTCTGTGAACCCTTGAAAACTGATCCGCGCTTCATCGGGCAACCTGCAAGGTTTTACACCAGTGCCACAGCATCAGTAAACTATATTTATAAATCCTGGTTTGCCTTAATGAAGCGGTTTCAGTCCCAACTAGACGGCAAACTGCGCTGGTTAGAAATGCTCAATAGTGATACTGAATTAGTAGAAGCCAGTGGAGTCTCCTTGGATATACTTCAGACTAAATCTGCCGAAATTTTGGCTCAATTTGCTCCCCAAAATCCTGCTGAAACTCAACCAGCGAAAGGTAAAAAAGGGAAAAAATCTCCAAATTCAGATAGCGATCGCAATTTATCAAAAAACTTATTCGACGGTTACAGTAATACAGAAGATAATTTAACTCGTTGTGCTATTAGTTATTTACTCAAAAATGGCTGTAAAATTAGCAATAAAGCAGAAAACACCGATAAATTCGCTCAACGTCGCCACAAAGTAGAAATCCAAATTCAACGTCTCACAGAAAAATTAGCCGCTCGAATTCCCAAAGGACGAGATTTAACCGACACCATAAGATTAGAAACTCTTTTTAATGCCACTCAGACCGTCCCTGAAAATGAAACAGAGGCGAAATTCTGGCAAAACATTCTGTTAAGAAAATCCAGTCAAGTGCCGTTTCCAGTCGCTTATGAAACCAACGAAGATATGACTTGGTTGAAAAATCAGTTTGGACGTATCTGTGTAAAATTTAATGGTTTAAGTGAGCATACATTTCAAATTTATTGTGATTCTCGCCAACTGCACTGGTTTCAACGCTTCCTAGAAGATCAACAAATTAAGAAAGATAGTAAAAATCAACATTCTAGTGCCTTATTTACTCTGCGTAGTGGTCGTATCTCTTGGCAGGAAGAAGAAGACAAAGGAGAACCCTGGGATGTTAACCATTTAACCCTTTATTGTTCTGTATATACTCGTCTGTGGACAGAAGAAGGAACAAACTTAGTCAAAGAAGAAAAAGCCGAAGAAATTGCCAAAACCATCACCCAGACAAAAGCCAAAGGTGATCTAAATGATAAACAACAGGCACATCTCAAACGCAAAAATTCCTCTCTAGCCAGAATTAATAACCCCTTCCCTCGTCCAAGTCAACCTTTATATAAAGGACAATCTCATATTTTAGTTGGTGTGAGTTTAGGTTTGGAAAACCCTGCCACAATTGCAGTTGTAGATGGTACAACTGGAAAAGTTTTGACATATCGCAACATTAAACAACTACTTGGTGAAAATTACAAACTACTCAATAGACAACAACAACAAAAACACCTATTATGCCACCAACGCCATATCGCTCAAAGGATGTCAGCACCAAATCAATTTGGCGATTCAGAGTTAGGAGAGTATATAGATAGATTACTAGCAAAAGAAATTATTGCACTTGCCCAAACATATAAAGCTGGCAGTATTGTTATCCCAAAGTTGGGAGATATGCGAGAGCAAATTCAGAGTGAAATTCAATCTAAAGCAGAACAAAAATCAGATATAATAGAAGTTCAAAAAAAATATGCCAAACAATACCGAGTTAGTGTCCATCAATGGAGCTACGGTAGATTAATTGCCAATATTCAAAGTCAGGCAAATAAAGCAGGAATCGCTATAGAGGAGGGAAAACAACCAATTCGAGCGAGTCCACAGGAGAAAGCCAAAGAATTAGCGATAAGTGCCTATCAATCCCGAAAAGCCTGATTGACAAAATACCGAACCTTGATAATAGAATAGGAAATAACAATAGCGCCGCAGGGTTGAAAGCTTCGTAATTGTCCAGCGGTGGACGATTATTCCCGGTTTCAACACCCCTCCCGGAGTGGGGCGGGTTGAAAGTCCGCAGATTGGAAAGAATATGAACAGGACTATTCCGTTTCAACACCCCTCCCGGAGTGGGGCGGGTTGAAAGACCTTTATGCAGGCATATAAAACATTTTAGGTGGGTTGAAAGGCGCACTTCGTTCGGGATTTTCCGTAAGAGACTTCCAAATAAAAAAATGTCCCAAAACTGATGCAGAAATTCTCTCTCTGTGTACTCTGTGCCTCTGTGGTTCGTTTCTTAGGATAATTTATTTCTTGGAAGTCTCTAACTGAAGCAATACCAATAAATAAAAGCTATTATTGTAACAGCTTCCAATGCCAATACACGATGATGATTAGGTAATTTGGCAACGCGGACAGTAATTTGGCAAGACGGACACCAATTTGTCAACGCGGTCAAATAATCTGGCAAGTGACAACAACAATCGGGATGACTGGATTCGAACCAGCGGCCCCTTCGTCCCGAACGAAGTGCGCTACCAAGCTGCGCCACATCCCGCCACAAAAGCGGAAAATACGGTTTTGGGGAGATCCCAAGTAGAGCAATTTTCCAAAAAAATGGCAATCTAACTCTACAGTACCACAATCAGTACAAAATAACAAACTTTTTCTCTTCTACAAAGGTCTTTGCTTGCTACCATAAGATTTGTATAACTAAAATGGTAAAAGTAGACTGTGACTGTAAAACCAGACTGGTTGAGAGTGAAAGCACCTCAATGGGAGCGTGTTGGTAACGTTAAGGAGATTTTACGGGATTTAGCCCTGAATACTGTTTGCGAAGAAGCTTCCTGTCCCAATATTGGGGAATGCTTTAACGCGGGTACTGCCACATTTCTGATTATGGGTCCAGCTTGCACCAGGGCTTGTCCTTATTGTGATATTGACTTTGAAAAGAAACCCCAAGCATTAGATCCCACCGAACCCACAAGACTAGCGAAAGCAGTGGAACGGATGCAGCTTAATCACGTCGTGATTACTTCCGTCAACCGAGATGATTTACCAGATGGTGGTGCATCTCAGTTTGTTCACTGTATTAATGCTATTCATGAAGTTTCGCCTCATACTACTATTGAAGTATTAATTCCCGATTTATGCGGTAATTGGCAAGCTTTAGAAATAATTCTGCAAGGGAAACCAGAAGTAATTAACCACAATACAGAAACCATTCCTCGCTTGTATCGCCGTGTGCGTCCCCAGGGAGATTATGAGCGGACAATGGAATTATTACAACGTTCTCGCCAAATTTCTCCCAGCACTTACACTAAATCTGGTATCATGGTCGGCTTAGGTGAAACAGATGCGGAAATTCGCCAAGTTATGGAAGACCTACGAAAAGTAGATTGTGATATTTTGACAATTGGGCAATATCTCCAACCCAGTCAAAAACACTTACAAGTATCTAACTTCGTAACACCAGAACAATTTGCAGCATGGCAAACTTTTGGCGAAGAACTAGGATTTTTACAAGTTGTTTCTTCACCATTGACAAGAAGCTCCTATCATGCAGAGCAAGTCAGAGAATTAATGAAACGTTATCCCAGATAGTCAGTTGTCAGTTGTTATTTTACCCTAATGACCAATTCCAAAATCCAAAATTTAAAATCTGTCGTTATTCTTGGTGGGGGTGCTTGGGGTACAGCCTTGGCTAAATTAGCAGCAATTAATGGTAATCAGGTGCATTTATGGTCACGTTCTGACTCGCAACCTCTAGAAAAAGTATTAGAGGATAAAAATGCTCAAGTTATCTTGTCGGCTATTTCCATGAAAGGGGTGAGAGATGTGGCTTCTATGGTGCAGTCTTGTCCCTTATCTTCACAAACAATCTTTGTGACTGCAACTAAGGGACTAGAACCACATACTACGTCTACACCGTCGCAAATTTGGCAAGCAGCTTTTCCTAATTCTCCTGTTGTGGTTTTATCAGGTCCGAATTTGTCTCAGGAAATTGCCCAGGAATTACCAGCAGCAACGGTAGTAGCGAGTAAAAATACTAATGCTGCCCAAACAGTCCAATTGGTATTTTCCTCCAGTCGCTTTCGTGTTTATACTAACCCTGACCCTGTGGGCGTAGAATTAGGGGGAACACTGAAAAATGTGATAGCGATCGCCGCAGGTGTATGTGATGGGTTACACTTAGGAACGAATGCCAAAGCTGCCTTAGTCACTCGTGGCTTAACCGAAATGGTACGAATAGGTCAGACTTTAGGCGCAAAAACGGAAACATTTTATGGATTATCCGGTCTAGGGGACTTATTAGCAACCTGCAACAGCCCGTTAAGTCGCAATTATCAAGTTGGTTATCAATTAGCCAATGGAAAAACGTTGCCAGGAGTTATGGCAAATCTTCCAGGCACAGCCGAAGGTGTGAACACTTGTCGGGTATTAATGGAAATCGCCCAACAACAAGGCATTGCTATTCCCATTACCGAGCAAGTTTACCAACTGCTGGAAGGAGAAGTTACACCAAGACTTGCATTAGATAAACTGATGTTACGAGACATCAAGCCCGAATTTGATAATTTTCCTACAGAACAAATATGGTAAATAGGGGGAGAAATGCTGATAGTGTAAGGTGTGCAATTGAAATTAAACGATTACCGCAAAATCCCTGGAAGAAATTTATCAAATTGTCAGGAAATTACTTTTTGAGTGATGTAAATATGACTATGTAGTTTATAAACATCATCACAACTAAATGTATGTTAATAAACAGTTAAAAAAATAACCGTCAATATCTTTAAACATGGTAATATTGACTAGGTAACTCCTAATGGAAACTCTGACTGAAGATTTGCAGAGCTATTTATTCAATTACACAACTACTAGTAACGAACAACTCATTAAGAATGTATTTTTCTAACCTAGTACACTGTGGTGAAAATAACTATCCAGTTAAAACAGTCCAAAAGCTGATAAATTAAGTTTTCTTCTCTTCGACATCTTTGGACTAGTACAAAGTTTTGCAAAGAATTGTACATTGAAGCCCAAACTATGTTATTTCATGACGAAATTACGGAATAGCAACAGTTGATTAGCTGACCGTAATTTTAGCTGACCGTAATCTATTGTTAACTGGAGCCATTTGAGACATCATGCCAGCAACATCTTTTTATAAAAATGCCGCCCAGGAAGGGCAAAATCCTAGTTCACCCTTGGATATTGAAATCAATAATGATGATTTGCCAGATTTAGATATGGCTGCTGTTGAGTCAGACTTAGCCTTAGCCGCGCAAACTAGCCGACGTAGCACAGACTTGGTACGCCTCTATCTGCAAGAAATTGGTCGAGTCCGCTTATTAGGACGAGATGAGGAAGTTGCTGAAGCCCAAAAAGTACAGCGATATTTACGGATGCGGTTATTGCTTGGTGCTGCTGCCACTGAGGGAGACGCTGTAATTGCCCCTTATGCCCGGTTAATGGAGGTACAGGAGCGGTTGACATCAGAACTAGGACACCGCCCTTCTTTGGAACGGTGGGCGACTACTGCGGGGATAAATTTACCTGATCTTAAGCCGACTTTAGCCAATGGGAAAAGACGCTGGGCGGAAATTGCTAATTTAACAGTTGAAGAACTAGAACAAGTTCAAACTCAAGGACTACAAGCCAAATCCCACATGATTAAGGCGAATTTGCGTTTGGTGGTATCTGTTGCCAAAAAGTACCAAAATCGGGGTTTGGAATTGTTAGATTTGGTGCAAGAAGGGACTTTAGGTTTAGAACGAGCAGTTGAGAAGTTTGATCCTACAAAGGGTTATCGTTTTAGTACCTATGCTTACTGGTGGATTCGTCAGGGTATTACCAGGGCGATCGCTACTTCTAGCCGCACTATTCGCCTACCTGTCCATATTACCGAAAAGCTCAACAAAATTAAAAAGGCGCAACGGAAAATTGCCCAAGAAAAAGGTCGCACTCCGACTTTAGAAGACCTAGCCATTGAGTTGGATATGACAGCTATCCAAGTCCGGGAAGTGCTATTGAGAGTTCCTCGGTCTGTGTCTTTGGAAACGAAGGTAGGGAAGGATAAAGATACTG
The DNA window shown above is from Anabaena sp. WA102 and carries:
- a CDS encoding MerR family transcriptional regulator, whose product is MQEKFFTSKEAAQITGCTLRQIQYWREKGIVVPVIGDTGTGRSIYYSRSNLVELAALVYWLSTGISFDIACETLKQLKEQEPELFISGQGKRFMLLLSQDDSLSLVEFDRKRAIASLDEGKAVIPVWLDVIYQGLASKLPR
- the cas12k gene encoding type V CRISPR-associated protein Cas12k (Type V-K CRISPR systems have also been known as with the large Cas12k protein, has also been known as type V-U5, and Cas12k as C2c5.) → MSQITIQCRLVASESTRQQLWQLTAEKNTPLINELLSQIGKHPEFETWRQQGKHPTGIVKELCEPLKTDPRFIGQPARFYTSATASVNYIYKSWFALMKRFQSQLDGKLRWLEMLNSDTELVEASGVSLDILQTKSAEILAQFAPQNPAETQPAKGKKGKKSPNSDSDRNLSKNLFDGYSNTEDNLTRCAISYLLKNGCKISNKAENTDKFAQRRHKVEIQIQRLTEKLAARIPKGRDLTDTIRLETLFNATQTVPENETEAKFWQNILLRKSSQVPFPVAYETNEDMTWLKNQFGRICVKFNGLSEHTFQIYCDSRQLHWFQRFLEDQQIKKDSKNQHSSALFTLRSGRISWQEEEDKGEPWDVNHLTLYCSVYTRLWTEEGTNLVKEEKAEEIAKTITQTKAKGDLNDKQQAHLKRKNSSLARINNPFPRPSQPLYKGQSHILVGVSLGLENPATIAVVDGTTGKVLTYRNIKQLLGENYKLLNRQQQQKHLLCHQRHIAQRMSAPNQFGDSELGEYIDRLLAKEIIALAQTYKAGSIVIPKLGDMREQIQSEIQSKAEQKSDIIEVQKKYAKQYRVSVHQWSYGRLIANIQSQANKAGIAIEEGKQPIRASPQEKAKELAISAYQSRKA
- the lipA gene encoding lipoyl synthase; the protein is MTVKPDWLRVKAPQWERVGNVKEILRDLALNTVCEEASCPNIGECFNAGTATFLIMGPACTRACPYCDIDFEKKPQALDPTEPTRLAKAVERMQLNHVVITSVNRDDLPDGGASQFVHCINAIHEVSPHTTIEVLIPDLCGNWQALEIILQGKPEVINHNTETIPRLYRRVRPQGDYERTMELLQRSRQISPSTYTKSGIMVGLGETDAEIRQVMEDLRKVDCDILTIGQYLQPSQKHLQVSNFVTPEQFAAWQTFGEELGFLQVVSSPLTRSSYHAEQVRELMKRYPR
- a CDS encoding NAD(P)H-dependent glycerol-3-phosphate dehydrogenase gives rise to the protein MTNSKIQNLKSVVILGGGAWGTALAKLAAINGNQVHLWSRSDSQPLEKVLEDKNAQVILSAISMKGVRDVASMVQSCPLSSQTIFVTATKGLEPHTTSTPSQIWQAAFPNSPVVVLSGPNLSQEIAQELPAATVVASKNTNAAQTVQLVFSSSRFRVYTNPDPVGVELGGTLKNVIAIAAGVCDGLHLGTNAKAALVTRGLTEMVRIGQTLGAKTETFYGLSGLGDLLATCNSPLSRNYQVGYQLANGKTLPGVMANLPGTAEGVNTCRVLMEIAQQQGIAIPITEQVYQLLEGEVTPRLALDKLMLRDIKPEFDNFPTEQIW
- the sigC gene encoding RNA polymerase sigma factor SigC, translating into MPATSFYKNAAQEGQNPSSPLDIEINNDDLPDLDMAAVESDLALAAQTSRRSTDLVRLYLQEIGRVRLLGRDEEVAEAQKVQRYLRMRLLLGAAATEGDAVIAPYARLMEVQERLTSELGHRPSLERWATTAGINLPDLKPTLANGKRRWAEIANLTVEELEQVQTQGLQAKSHMIKANLRLVVSVAKKYQNRGLELLDLVQEGTLGLERAVEKFDPTKGYRFSTYAYWWIRQGITRAIATSSRTIRLPVHITEKLNKIKKAQRKIAQEKGRTPTLEDLAIELDMTAIQVREVLLRVPRSVSLETKVGKDKDTELGELLETDTITPEEMLMRESLHKDLHNLLDDLTSRERDVISMRFGLSDGHAYSLAEIGRALDLSRERVRQIESKALQKLRQPKRRNLVRDYLESLS